The Pseudonocardia broussonetiae DNA segment CGCCGTGCCGATGGGCATGTGGGCCGTCAGCCGGATCGTCGACGGGCGCCAGATCATGCTCGCCCTCGACGCGCCCGCCTACGGGATGCCGGAGGGCGCCGAGTTCCCGTACGCGACCTCGTTCTGCCGGACGATGGTCGCCGGCGACACCCCGCGCATCGCGCCGGACGTGTCCCGCGTGCCGGAGTACGCGCGGGCGGCCGGGCTCGTCGCGCCCGACGTCGTCGTCGGCGCCTACGTCGGCACGCCGATCGTCCGCCCGGACGGTGCCCTGTTCGGCACGGTCTGCGGCTACGACCCCGAGAGCAGGCCCGACTCGCTGCACGAGATCCGCCCGCTGCTCGACCTGCTCTCCAGCATGCTCTCGGCCGTGCTGGAGGCCGACGAGTTCGCCACCGCGACCGCGCGCGAGCTGGAGCTCGCCCGCCGCGAGGCCGACACCGACGCCCTCACCGGCCTGCTCAACCGCCGCGGCTGGGACCGCTTCCTGTCCACGGAGGAGCTGCGCTACCGCCGCTTCGGTGACCCGGCGTGCGTCGTCGTCATGGACCTCGACCACCTCAAGACCGTCAACGACACCCGGGGCCACGACGCGGGCGACGACTACATCCGCCGGGCCGCCGCGGCGCTCGCGCGCTGCGTCCGCGGCGGCGACGTCCTGGCGCGCCTGGGCGGCGACGAGTTCGGGATGCTCGCCGTCGGGGCCACCGTCGAGCAGACGGTCGAGCTCGTCGAGCGGATGGAGCTCGCGCTGGAGGCGGCCGGGGTGTCGGGATCCTTCGGGCACGCGCCCTACAGCGTCGTCGCCGGGCTGCCCGGGGCGTGGCAGGCCGCCGACCAGGCGATGTACGAGCGCAAGCGGCTGCGGCGGG contains these protein-coding regions:
- a CDS encoding sensor domain-containing diguanylate cyclase, encoding MESQTPFVAAHLRPARTFDAACATVVEYLARAVPMGMWAVSRIVDGRQIMLALDAPAYGMPEGAEFPYATSFCRTMVAGDTPRIAPDVSRVPEYARAAGLVAPDVVVGAYVGTPIVRPDGALFGTVCGYDPESRPDSLHEIRPLLDLLSSMLSAVLEADEFATATARELELARREADTDALTGLLNRRGWDRFLSTEELRYRRFGDPACVVVMDLDHLKTVNDTRGHDAGDDYIRRAAAALARCVRGGDVLARLGGDEFGMLAVGATVEQTVELVERMELALEAAGVSGSFGHAPYSVVAGLPGAWQAADQAMYERKRLRRATREPA